One genomic segment of Mytilus trossulus isolate FHL-02 chromosome 4, PNRI_Mtr1.1.1.hap1, whole genome shotgun sequence includes these proteins:
- the LOC134716724 gene encoding aspartate and glycine-rich protein-like, with the protein MDIKIQQEDNRESEDGESASTESYDLNEEVGDESKDFIEDGDKDNIDDRDKDFIDDEDEDFIDDEDEDFIDDEDKDFNDDEDKDFNDDEDKDFIDDEDKDFNDDEDEDFNDDEDKDFIDDEDEDFIDDEDKDFNDDEDEDFIDDEDKDYIDDGDEDFIDDEDEDYIDDEDKDFNDDEDKDFIDDEEASSENENEDFSDEDSDYSEEDTHD; encoded by the coding sequence CAAGAAGATAACAGGGAAAGTGAAGATGGTGAAAGTGCTTCTACTGAAAGTTATGATCTAAATGAGGAAGTAGGTGATGAAAGTAAGGATTTCATTGAGGATGGAGATAAAGATAACATTGATGATAGAGATAAGGATTTCATTGATGATGAGGATGAGGATTTCATTGATGATGAGGATGAGGATTTCATTGATGATGAGGATAAGGATTTCAATGATGATGAGGATAAGGATTTCAATGATGATGAGGATAAGGATTTCATTGATGATGAGGATAAGGATTTCAATGATGATGAGGATGAGGATTTCAATGATGATGAGGATAAGGATTTCATTGATGATGAGGATGAGGATTTCATTGATGATGAGGATAAGGATTTCAATGATGATGAGGATGAGGATTTCATTGATGATGAAGATAAAGATTACATTGATGATGGAGATGAGGATTTCATTGATGATGAGGATGAGGATTACATTGATGATGAGGATAAGGATTTCAATGATGATGAGGATAAGGATTTCATTGATGATGAGGAGGCCTCTTCtgagaatgaaaatgaggaTTTTTCTGATGAGGACAGTGATTACAGTGAAGAAGACACTCATGATTAA